The sequence CgatgcccgtatgtccccggtcggatGTACAGTTGGGGAGATACGGTTGcgcaaagaacaaaaaaaaataaacaaaaaaaagcatgctgttaaaaaaacagcaaggctgcgaaagatgaacccgcgataaatgagggaacactgtaatcgaCAACAATTTTAATtgtcgagtaatcgtttggagtcatttttttttttaattgtccaaatcctctgatttcaggcTAGCATCTCAagagtaaatttaaaaataataataataataaataaaaaaataaaaaaagtgaaataaaaactataaacaagtgtTTGGCACActtgatacatttaaaatagaacgtatttaaacgtttttgggagcaaaagacttaataaacagtaatcagggggaaaaaatgatttaTGATGTAGTTATGAACATCCAACTTACGAACATTTGCacatatgaataaatatttttaaatgcgcaCTACATCcacaaataatttcattttattttgaagcaaaATTTCATGTCAGTCGACTGACAGACAAATTTGACTTATAAGCAACCTCTCTGTACCCATTGTGTTTGTAAGTGGAGGACTACCTGCACACTttcatgcaaaatgaaaaccaaTTTGATGAGCCGATTAATCGACTGAATCATCAATTGATGAATTgactctaaaaatatttgacagtgaTGACACTAGAGGCAGAGTTGAGTTGACTCATTGTGCCATTTTCagaagtgaaaagttaatattttgtctataattgatGTAATAACTTGATtaattttcatgtacatttaatacctttaaaaagacttttttttctacttgctgtcgactgatgatgacatcacctgtgctgaggaagtaggtaatgactgctgaaaattgttcaatgagtcaagtatccctttaagatgaAATCCAAAGAGAGCTTGCGTCCGCCATCTTGTTCTCACCTTGTACAACCACCTGGTTGCTAGGCAACAGGATCTGTTGGCCATCACTGGTCTGGGCATATTGCAAAATGGTGGCGCCAGGTTGGCCCGCGGCCGCGTTGGCCATAGTGAGCGCTTGCAGGCCCTGAACGCCGTCGGTGCCATTATTGGCAAGCTGGATGGCCCCTCCCTGCGTGATGGCGACTGCGGGCGGGGCAGGCGGGCAGATTATTTTCACAACGTCGGCCTTCAAGCGCATTGCAAGATGGCGGCACGGAGAACGTACTGTACTGGCCGCTGCTGGTTTGGTAGATGGGCGTGGGCATGGTGACCGTGGCGATGGCCGGGGCCGAGTCGTCTTCCGACTTCTCTTCCTCGATGCACGCGACCGCCGGAGCGTCTGACGACAAGTCGTTGAGGATTTTCCTGAACACACGGAGTGATTACGGGACCATTGAGTAGGGAAATtgacatccaaacatcacaatatgatatgaaggtcacaatacgatcattatcaccatattgtggggaggttggcaatattaaaaaagtcacaatattgtaaaaaaaacaacaacaacaacaacaaaaacttgctATTTGCTAATGCGCGCACACATGGAGTTCTTTCAaatattgacttggttcacaagcatattacgttccccttcatctgaccattagcgtggatttttaacatagaagggacaaaacatgctgtatgaaaatgaaactattaaaaaactagccaccggaaggtgctagaactacacaaattgaaatcaacctgactttttttcaaagatgtgctgctttcaatATCGGgaaatgacgacgacgatatattgtggctgtTTAAATATAGCGATATcccaatattgccgttatcatttCATCCCAACTAGGAGTAtgacaatatatcaatatcacgataaatcgtgatactttgtctcccgatagattatagatacgtctacgcaagtattgcgatatttgtagttaataaccAGCTACTAGAACAGCTCCAATgttgatgacttattgagcaattacttggtgggccactagggggaacaccttataagagtggcggggaaatggacgaagtcttcaggcgaagaagactcatcagcttagttttattattatttttgtatttattatatatacacacatatacatatagcagggtataagagatcaaccagggccaggttaaaaaaaaaaaaagctcaattgctcacaattctaaatagatttctgaaaattgattaaacttagctacattcaaatgctaatagctgcaaacgaaaacaaatagaaatataaatTTTAGAAATATAAATAACCTAACCCCCcctcaatattgtgattattttttcaaggtcctcttaCCATAAAAACATAATTACAATAGAcacatataaatgtaaaaaagaaaaaaaatactacctACAGACTGATGAAAATGAAGCACAGCCTACATTGCAATGTTGAAttcaatgaattaaaaaatgtcaagaaatgACGCTACCTGTACGAAGGTCGCCTGGAAAGGATCTCTCTCCGCTTCTGAGAATCGGTGACGCTGTCGACAGACTCCTGAGAGTCTTCGCTCTCGCCGACCGTTGAAATCTTTGCAGGGAAACGAATGACAAACATGTcaaacgtttgtttttgtttttttgtttgtttgttttttaattgtttggtGCACACCTGAACCGCTTGGACTGAAGGGGACTGGATGACGGAGGGTTGGGCAGCCTGGATCACGCCGTGCACTTGCACCGTTTGGCCGTTGGGCAGCTGCACCAAGGCCACCGTGGGACTGCTGGACGACGGCGCCTGGCTCGTTGCGATCGAGGCCTGACAcgaccaaaataataataataattatttaaaaataaataagataataataataataataataataataataataataataataataataataataataataaaacaaataaaataagtacaataataataataataataataataaaataaataaaaataagggcCACCACTTACACACTTTCTCATCACTGATGGATGACAACAGCGTTTCCCAAGACACATATTtggcatcaggaaaaaaaaaatcaatctcaTGTAATACCActtactagtgatagaccgatatggttttttttttcttttcccaagGCCAATGCCAATACCAATGATTAGTAATTATTTACGCTAGGGCTGtgaaattaatcaaaattcaattacaatttcaattatcacactccaaaaatgacaaaaaacagcaaatttgcataatcgtaaaaaaaaaataaaaataaataaaaaaaagttaatgaataaatttttttggagttgtttaaatttatacatttgcaccttttttgaaattttaaaataacaaatttaatacattttattttatccaaaagcaacttacataattatagtgtttcattttttttttataagtcctcatattttttatttgtgttttacgtttaaaaattttcttgtttcgtacaaaaaaaaatcatcctacttcacagtgcacaagctgcactaagtttttgtgaacataaatatattattataaatatgtcatattctaaattctgtttggtctaaaagaaacttgcataattatagcatttttattttttttattggtcttaatatttttaaatgctaaagcattttcttgttttgtaccaaaaaataattatttgaataattgtgatttcaattattgtcaaaataaccgtgattattattttttccataatcgaacaGCCCTCATGGacactagggctgtgcaattaatcacaattcaattacaatttcaattatactccaaaaattacaaaaatcagcataatcgtaaaaaaacaaaaaaacaaacaacaacaagattATTAATATGGTACTCATTTTTGAgtggtttaaatttatacatttgaaccttcttttaaatttcaaagtaacaaatttaatattttgtttcatccaaaaggaacttacataattagtgtttaaaaaaaatatacgtcttaatatttttatttgttttttttacatttaagcaAAAATcttcctactgcacagtgcacaagctgcactccaacttcaagttgttgacaacataaatatattattataaatatatagtaTTAACATTGGAAGATTTCCCACGGCACACTGGTTGAAAATCCTGGGTTTGAATATTCCAAACTATATCAAGcggtgatgtgatgtgatggaGTTACCTGGGCCAGCTCAATATCAGACTCTTGCTTGACACTCGTTTCACCACTTGGCTGTGTATCTGCACAAGCTTCCATTGTCATTTAAAACCTGCACGATGAAAGAAAAACCTTTAATGTATGCGCATAAGTATGTTATCATTGTGTTCATCACGTTCGGCGGAGATGCTTGACCTGAGCAACTTTTGAAGGAGGGTGTGGCATTCTGAACACGCGTGCACCATTtcatttcaacaaaaataaagacattgcaataaaaaaaaaatagtcgtgATGAGCCGGGCTAGCAAACCGATCGTAGTGTAATCAATCAATTTGCTGTTTGGCTTAGTTGTGTGAAGATCGATCGATTTGCATGTAGCATGCAGCTAGCTCCCGTGGCCAACATTGTtgtcgttagcatgctaacaagcTAATAAGAGCGCATTAACTTTCATtccgcttgaaaaaaaaaagaccgtttAGTGTCCTTCGCATTCGCACCGTGAGTCGTTAGTGTTCAGATTAAAACGAGCCTCCATGGAGTCATTCAACTTAATGTGATTTATACTGCAAAGTTACATACATGAATGATTTGCGAGGGGAACATTCTATAACTGTGTAGCACACAGTTTATATGCTTTATGTTTATATCAAAACAATGTAGTTGCTAAAATGTATCAGACAAGCTGCTTCTGTAACTTAGTCCAACGGTGTTgtgaattttatttcatttttcttccttttttttcttaatgtagCCCATTCTCCATCtaagtcagactttttttttttttttttttttttgcaagcattGCAACGACTGACTCATTTTTAGTTAGCCTCTGCAACGCCGCCGCCATGATTTCTTTGTTGGCGTTGTGCGGATACAAGCCGCAAATAAACGTTTGAGGGCAAGCCATCGAACTGTCTAGCAAAGATCGGATGCG is a genomic window of Festucalex cinctus isolate MCC-2025b chromosome 2, RoL_Fcin_1.0, whole genome shotgun sequence containing:
- the LOC144014186 gene encoding cyclic AMP-responsive element-binding protein 1-like, with protein sequence MTMEACADTQPSGETSVKQESDIELAQASIATSQAPSSSSPTVALVQLPNGQTVQVHGVIQAAQPSVIQSPSVQAVQISTVGESEDSQESVDSVTDSQKRREILSRRPSYRKILNDLSSDAPAVACIEEEKSEDDSAPAIATVTMPTPIYQTSSGQYIAITQGGAIQLANNGTDGVQGLQALTMANAAAGQPGATILQYAQTSDGQQILLPSNQVVVQGDVQAYQIRTAPASAITPGGVVMATSPALGTGTGTEEVTRKREVRLMKNREAARECRRKKKEYVKCLENRVAVLENQNKTLIEELKALKDLYCHKSE